In Rhodoferax koreense, a genomic segment contains:
- a CDS encoding Hcp family type VI secretion system effector: MSQDIFLKIAGIEGESLDAAHKNEIEVLAFNWRVLQESTMHAGSGGGAGKATVEDLEFDHYVDRSSPNLMKYCLTGKHVAEAKLTVRKAGGNPLEYLKFTFTDVIITSVSPFGSNTDELRVKERVRLSFSKIKQEYAVQNAQGGSGGAVTAGYDIKGNKES, from the coding sequence ATGTCACAAGATATTTTTCTGAAAATCGCCGGTATCGAAGGCGAATCGCTCGACGCCGCCCACAAGAACGAAATCGAGGTTCTCGCCTTCAATTGGCGAGTCCTGCAGGAATCCACCATGCACGCCGGCTCCGGCGGCGGCGCCGGCAAGGCGACGGTGGAGGATCTCGAGTTCGATCACTACGTCGACCGTTCCAGTCCCAACCTGATGAAGTATTGCCTGACCGGCAAGCACGTGGCCGAAGCCAAGCTGACGGTGCGCAAGGCCGGTGGCAACCCGCTCGAGTACCTGAAGTTCACCTTCACCGACGTGATCATCACCAGCGTGTCGCCGTTCGGCTCCAACACCGACGAGCTGCGCGTCAAGGAGCGCGTGCGCCTGTCGTTCTCGAAGATCAAGCAGGAATACGCCGTGCAGAACGCGCAGGGCGGCAGCGGCGGCGCGGTCACCGCCGGCTATGACATCAAGGGCAACAAAGAGTCCTGA
- the tssC gene encoding type VI secretion system contractile sheath large subunit produces MKANAQRATASATQYADAQDFASLLDKEFKPKTDEARGAVEAAVRTLAEQALHNAATMTDDAYSSIEAIIAEIDRKLSEQINLVLHKEEFQKVESAWRGLHHLVSNTETDENLKIRFMDISKDEMRRTMRRHKGVAWDQSPIFKRIYEEEYGQLGGEPYGCLVADYFFDHTPADVELLGAIAKVSAASHAPFIAAAGPSLMGMESWQELANPRDLAKITSNLEHAAWTALRNTEDSRYVGLTMPRFLARLPYGVKTNPVDEFDFEEETDGADHRNYVWNNAAYAMAVNINRSFKQFGWCTMIRGVESGGTVENLPCHTFPTDDGGFDMKCPTEIAISDRREAELAKSGLIPLVHRKNTDHAAFIGAQSLQRPQEYMDADATANANLSARLPYLFASTRFAHYLKCIVRDKIGSFKEREDMQRWLNEWIMNYVDADPTNSSQETKAKRPLAAAEVVVEDIEGNPGFYGAKFFLRPHFQLEGLTVSLRLVAKLPSLKEAA; encoded by the coding sequence ATGAAAGCCAATGCCCAACGCGCCACCGCCAGCGCGACCCAGTACGCCGATGCACAGGATTTCGCCTCGCTGCTGGACAAGGAATTCAAGCCCAAGACCGACGAGGCGCGCGGCGCCGTCGAGGCCGCCGTACGCACCCTGGCCGAACAGGCGCTGCACAACGCCGCCACGATGACGGACGACGCCTATAGCAGCATCGAGGCCATCATCGCCGAGATCGACCGCAAGCTGTCCGAGCAGATCAACCTGGTGCTGCACAAGGAGGAATTCCAGAAGGTCGAATCGGCCTGGCGTGGCCTGCACCACCTGGTTTCCAACACCGAAACCGACGAGAACCTGAAGATCCGCTTCATGGACATCTCCAAGGACGAGATGCGCCGCACCATGCGCCGGCACAAAGGTGTGGCATGGGATCAGAGTCCGATCTTCAAGCGCATCTACGAGGAAGAATACGGCCAGCTCGGGGGCGAACCCTATGGCTGCCTGGTGGCTGACTACTTCTTCGACCACACGCCGGCCGATGTCGAGCTGCTCGGTGCGATCGCCAAGGTCTCAGCCGCCTCGCACGCGCCTTTCATCGCCGCCGCCGGCCCGTCGCTCATGGGCATGGAGTCCTGGCAGGAACTCGCCAATCCGCGCGACCTGGCCAAGATCACCTCGAACCTCGAGCATGCCGCCTGGACGGCGCTGCGCAACACCGAGGATTCCCGCTATGTCGGCCTGACCATGCCGCGTTTCCTCGCGCGCCTGCCTTATGGCGTGAAGACCAATCCCGTCGATGAGTTCGACTTCGAGGAAGAGACCGACGGCGCCGACCACCGCAACTACGTCTGGAACAACGCGGCCTATGCCATGGCCGTCAACATCAACCGCAGCTTCAAGCAGTTCGGCTGGTGCACCATGATCCGCGGCGTGGAGTCGGGCGGCACGGTGGAGAACCTGCCGTGCCATACCTTTCCTACCGACGACGGCGGCTTCGACATGAAGTGCCCGACCGAGATCGCCATCTCCGACCGGCGCGAGGCCGAACTCGCCAAGTCGGGCCTGATCCCGCTGGTCCACCGGAAGAACACCGACCATGCTGCTTTCATCGGCGCGCAGTCGCTGCAGCGCCCGCAGGAGTACATGGACGCGGACGCCACGGCCAACGCCAACCTGTCGGCGCGTCTGCCCTACCTGTTCGCCAGCACCCGTTTCGCGCACTACCTCAAGTGCATCGTGCGCGACAAGATCGGCTCGTTCAAGGAGCGCGAAGACATGCAGCGCTGGCTCAACGAATGGATCATGAACTACGTCGATGCCGACCCGACCAACTCCTCGCAGGAGACCAAGGCCAAGCGCCCGTTGGCCGCGGCCGAGGTGGTGGTGGAGGACATCGAGGGCAACCCCGGCTTCTACGGCGCCAAGTTCTTCCTTCGCCCGCATTTCCAGCTCGAAGGCCTGACCGTCTCGCTGCGTCTGGTGGCCAAGCTGCCTTCGCTCAAGGAAGCGGCCTGA
- the tssB gene encoding type VI secretion system contractile sheath small subunit, producing MINNSQKFIARNRAPRVQIEYDVEIYGTEKKIELPFVMGVLADLSGKPTQPLPPVGERKFLDVDIDNFDERMKAIQPRVAFAVPNTLSGEGQLMVDITFESIDDFSPAALARKVEPLARLLEARTQLANLQTYMDGKAGAESLVNQLLQDPALMKSLAASPKPQAAEAEATDTAATA from the coding sequence ATGATCAACAACAGCCAGAAATTCATCGCCCGCAACCGGGCGCCTCGCGTCCAGATCGAATACGACGTCGAGATCTATGGCACCGAGAAAAAAATCGAGCTGCCTTTCGTCATGGGTGTGCTCGCCGATCTCTCCGGCAAGCCGACCCAGCCGCTGCCGCCGGTGGGCGAACGCAAGTTCCTCGACGTCGACATCGATAACTTCGACGAGCGCATGAAAGCCATCCAGCCGCGCGTGGCCTTTGCCGTGCCCAACACCCTGTCCGGGGAGGGCCAGCTCATGGTGGACATCACCTTCGAGAGCATCGACGACTTCTCGCCAGCCGCCTTGGCACGCAAGGTCGAGCCGCTGGCGCGCCTGCTCGAAGCGCGCACGCAACTGGCCAATCTGCAGACCTACATGGACGGCAAGGCCGGCGCGGAAAGCCTGGTCAACCAGTTGCTGCAGGACCCGGCGCTGATGAAGTCGCTCGCTGCAAGCCCGAAGCCGCAGGCCGCCGAAGCCGAGGCAACGGATACCGCCGCCACGGCCTGA
- the tssH gene encoding type VI secretion system ATPase TssH, with translation MAISRRILFGKLDATLFRALESATAFARLRGNPYVELTHWVHQLWRASDGDLHRICRHYRFDESSFDRDLTTALSVLPAGATALSDFSDHIGAAVERAWVMASLEFGARSVRGAWLLAALLQTPELRRVMLGISPMFAKIPADQMNESLAAIVAGSPEEGEGPQDGAPGEMGEGDSAAPMDGAAGNDSALAKYCSDLTALARSGGIDPVIGRQDEIRAMVDILLRRRQNNPLLTGEAGVGKTAVVEGLALAIAAGEVPPKLREVRLLSLDVGALIAGAGVRGEFESRLKALLAEAAKSTQPVVLFIDEIHTLVGAGGQAGTGDAANLLKPALARGGLRTVGATTWSEYKKHIEKDPALTRRFQVLQVPEPEEAAAIQMLRGLVRTFQSHHGVAVLDEAVRAAVVLSHRYLPARQLPDKAISLLDTACARVAMSLHTPPPAVAHLRQRMAALQLELDLLAREHGVTQGSDERVQRVEAAMAQQQVAAEQLNGQEQRWRDELALVEAVLAARAAVGHLAGEPADAVSAQPTRDLEQALLAMQQDAPMVFAQVDEAVVAAIVADWTGIPVGRMVQDEAAAVVDLQDTLNRRVIGQGRALQVITERVQTARARLTDPDKPVGVFLLVGPSGVGKTETALALAEAMYGGEQNLITINMSEFQESHTVSTLKGAPPGYVGYGEGGVLTEAVRRKSYSVILLDEVEKAHPDVHEIFYQVFDKGWMEDGEGRRIDFRNTTILLTSNTGSELISALCEDPVLTPDDAALRAALQPALRAVFPAAFIGRLSVVPYLPLAEDALARIVRLHLDRVVDRMATQHGITLGYSAALVDHIIACCGTHETEARRLIGFIEQQLLPKLSRLWLAALQDQRRILRIDADVEEEVITCVTAYS, from the coding sequence ATGGCCATCTCCAGACGCATCCTTTTTGGCAAGCTCGACGCGACGCTGTTTCGAGCCCTCGAGTCGGCCACGGCCTTCGCCCGCCTGCGCGGTAATCCTTATGTGGAACTGACCCATTGGGTCCACCAGCTGTGGCGGGCCAGCGACGGTGACCTGCATCGCATCTGCCGTCATTACCGTTTCGACGAGTCGTCTTTCGATCGCGACTTGACCACGGCTTTGTCCGTGCTGCCGGCGGGCGCGACGGCGCTCAGCGACTTTTCGGACCACATCGGCGCGGCCGTCGAGCGCGCGTGGGTCATGGCCAGCCTCGAGTTTGGCGCCCGTTCCGTGCGTGGGGCCTGGCTGCTGGCGGCCTTGCTGCAGACGCCGGAATTGCGCCGGGTGATGCTGGGCATCTCGCCAATGTTCGCCAAGATTCCCGCGGACCAGATGAACGAGAGCCTGGCTGCCATCGTTGCGGGCTCACCCGAAGAGGGCGAAGGGCCGCAGGATGGTGCGCCCGGCGAAATGGGGGAGGGGGACTCCGCTGCCCCGATGGACGGCGCTGCTGGCAATGACTCCGCGCTCGCGAAATACTGCAGCGACCTGACCGCGTTGGCGCGCAGCGGCGGCATCGATCCCGTGATTGGCCGCCAGGACGAAATACGCGCCATGGTCGACATCCTGTTGCGGCGCCGCCAGAACAACCCTCTGCTCACCGGCGAAGCGGGTGTGGGCAAGACGGCCGTGGTGGAAGGGCTGGCCCTGGCCATCGCCGCAGGCGAAGTGCCGCCGAAGCTGCGTGAAGTGCGTTTGCTGAGCCTGGACGTCGGCGCGTTGATCGCCGGCGCGGGTGTGCGCGGGGAGTTCGAGTCGCGGCTCAAGGCGCTTCTTGCGGAGGCGGCCAAGTCCACGCAACCCGTCGTGCTGTTCATCGATGAGATCCACACCCTGGTCGGTGCCGGTGGGCAGGCCGGCACGGGCGATGCGGCGAATCTGCTCAAGCCCGCACTCGCGCGGGGTGGCCTGCGCACGGTGGGTGCCACCACCTGGAGCGAATACAAGAAGCACATTGAAAAGGACCCGGCGCTCACGCGGCGCTTCCAGGTGTTGCAGGTGCCCGAGCCCGAGGAAGCGGCGGCCATCCAGATGCTGCGTGGTCTGGTCCGAACCTTCCAGTCGCACCATGGGGTGGCGGTGCTCGACGAAGCGGTGCGCGCCGCCGTGGTGCTGTCGCACCGCTACCTGCCGGCGCGCCAGCTGCCCGACAAGGCCATCAGCCTTCTCGATACCGCCTGCGCGCGCGTGGCGATGTCGCTGCACACGCCGCCGCCCGCCGTGGCGCACCTGCGCCAGCGCATGGCAGCGCTCCAACTCGAGCTGGACCTTCTGGCCCGGGAGCACGGCGTTACCCAGGGCAGCGACGAGCGCGTACAGCGTGTCGAAGCGGCCATGGCGCAACAACAGGTCGCGGCCGAACAACTGAACGGGCAGGAGCAGCGTTGGCGGGACGAACTGGCCCTGGTGGAGGCCGTGCTGGCGGCGCGCGCTGCGGTTGGGCACCTTGCAGGCGAGCCCGCCGATGCCGTGTCCGCGCAGCCGACGCGCGATCTGGAGCAGGCGCTGCTGGCGATGCAGCAGGACGCGCCCATGGTGTTCGCGCAGGTCGATGAGGCCGTGGTCGCCGCCATCGTCGCCGACTGGACCGGCATTCCCGTGGGCCGCATGGTGCAGGACGAAGCCGCCGCGGTGGTCGACCTGCAGGACACGCTGAACCGGCGCGTGATCGGGCAGGGCCGTGCGCTGCAGGTCATCACCGAGCGCGTACAGACAGCGCGCGCGCGGCTGACCGATCCCGACAAGCCGGTGGGTGTGTTCCTGCTGGTCGGCCCGTCCGGCGTCGGCAAGACCGAAACCGCGCTGGCGCTGGCTGAAGCCATGTATGGCGGCGAGCAGAACCTCATCACCATCAACATGAGCGAATTCCAGGAGTCGCACACGGTATCCACCCTGAAGGGCGCGCCTCCTGGCTATGTGGGCTATGGCGAAGGCGGCGTGTTGACCGAAGCCGTGCGGCGCAAGTCCTACAGCGTGATCCTGCTCGACGAGGTGGAGAAGGCGCACCCTGACGTGCACGAAATCTTCTATCAGGTCTTCGACAAGGGATGGATGGAGGACGGCGAGGGTCGCCGCATCGATTTCCGCAACACCACCATCCTGTTGACCAGCAACACCGGCTCGGAGTTGATCTCGGCGTTGTGTGAAGACCCCGTGCTGACGCCCGACGACGCGGCGCTGCGTGCGGCCTTGCAGCCGGCCTTGCGTGCGGTGTTCCCGGCGGCCTTCATCGGGCGGCTCAGCGTCGTGCCCTACCTGCCGCTGGCCGAGGACGCGCTGGCGCGCATCGTCCGGCTGCATCTGGACCGGGTGGTCGATCGCATGGCCACGCAGCACGGCATCACGCTCGGCTACAGCGCGGCGCTGGTCGATCACATCATCGCGTGCTGCGGCACCCACGAGACGGAAGCGCGGCGGCTGATCGGCTTCATCGAGCAGCAATTGCTGCCCAAGCTCTCGCGGCTCTGGCTTGCCGCCCTGCAGGACCAACGCCGGATTCTGCGCATCGACGCCGATGTGGAAGAGGAGGTCATCACTTGCGTGACCGCATATTCCTGA
- a CDS encoding NADH:flavin oxidoreductase/NADH oxidase, with protein MSALFSPFALGPLALRNRIAIAPMCQYSAEEGNATDWHMIHLGSLALSGAALLTIEATAVEAIGRITPDDLGLYNDDNQAALAKVLGAIRKHSPIKVAIQLAHAGRKASSHAPWKGGQQIRPDEPGGWDTAAPSALAHNPHEVAPLALDDAGLARIRDAFARAAQRSQALGIDAIELHFAHGYLIHQFLSPLANQRSDRYGGALENRMRFSLEVFDAVRAAVPVSMPVGVRISASDWVDGGWDVEQSVVLGQALAERGCAFMHVSSGGVSSQQKIPLVPGYQVPFAERMKAACGMPTFAVGLITEPAQAENIVASGQADVVALARAILFDPHWPWHAAAELGATVDAPPQYWRSQPRELKNLFGEVRIGSR; from the coding sequence ATGAGCGCTCTGTTTTCCCCTTTCGCCCTCGGCCCGCTGGCCCTGCGCAACCGCATCGCCATCGCCCCGATGTGCCAATACTCGGCCGAGGAGGGCAATGCCACCGACTGGCACATGATCCATCTCGGTTCGCTGGCGCTGTCCGGCGCGGCACTTCTGACCATCGAAGCCACGGCGGTGGAGGCCATCGGCCGCATCACGCCCGACGACCTGGGGCTGTACAACGACGACAACCAGGCGGCCCTGGCCAAGGTGCTGGGAGCCATCCGCAAGCATTCGCCCATCAAGGTGGCGATACAGCTCGCCCACGCGGGGCGCAAGGCCTCGAGCCACGCGCCCTGGAAAGGTGGCCAGCAGATCCGGCCCGATGAGCCCGGCGGCTGGGACACGGCGGCGCCTTCGGCCTTGGCGCACAACCCGCATGAAGTGGCGCCGCTCGCGCTCGACGATGCGGGCCTGGCCCGCATCCGGGACGCTTTCGCCAGGGCGGCGCAGCGTTCGCAGGCGCTGGGCATCGACGCCATCGAATTGCACTTCGCGCACGGTTATCTGATCCACCAGTTCCTGTCGCCGCTGGCCAACCAGCGCAGCGACCGCTACGGTGGCGCGTTGGAAAACCGCATGCGCTTTTCCCTCGAAGTGTTCGACGCCGTGCGCGCTGCCGTGCCGGTGTCGATGCCGGTCGGCGTGCGCATCTCCGCCAGCGACTGGGTCGATGGCGGCTGGGATGTGGAACAGAGCGTGGTGCTGGGCCAGGCCCTGGCCGAACGCGGTTGTGCCTTCATGCATGTGTCGAGCGGCGGGGTTTCGTCACAGCAGAAAATCCCGCTGGTGCCGGGCTACCAGGTGCCGTTCGCCGAGCGCATGAAAGCCGCCTGCGGCATGCCGACCTTTGCCGTCGGCCTCATCACCGAGCCCGCGCAGGCGGAAAACATCGTGGCCAGCGGCCAGGCCGACGTGGTGGCGCTGGCGCGCGCCATCCTGTTCGATCCGCACTGGCCGTGGCATGCCGCAGCCGAACTGGGTGCCACGGTGGACGCCCCGCCGCAGTACTGGCGGTCGCAGCCGAGGGAGTTGAAGAACCTCTTCGGCGAGGTGCGCATCGGGTCCCGATAG
- a CDS encoding VanZ family protein codes for MTPDAETAAVAGHRIQARSYRIAIAAVLLLIVYGSLYPLRWDFAHPQDFIWRGRIGLGDLLENVALFVPLGWLLAWYHQDATRRGRVFLFWFVIALVVAAALQWLQKYLPRTPALSDVVFNMLGHGLGWCAGRWSVRLMHRAHGHHAALQAADRFALLMLGVWWVAELFPLIPTIDVSSVVDNVKSLWQRPWWEPRRMLQHVGMTVMGLEAVAVLLASIAWPRPGRTGLVPACAAMTALVLGGKFVVIHQVPGMAVVLGLAGGLALWGVIHQARPARRLAALFAVGLATYLMQAIWPWQWRAQPLPMGWMPFGSSLAGNIESVITNVAFECLCFGSMVCVAVRAGYDWRYAAAGVALLALACEWLQRYLPGRTPEITSVVLALGMGWLVSALAQAAPPRKAAGEGSAA; via the coding sequence ATGACGCCGGACGCTGAGACCGCGGCCGTTGCCGGCCACCGCATCCAGGCGCGCAGCTACCGCATCGCCATCGCCGCGGTGCTGTTGCTCATCGTGTATGGCTCGCTGTACCCCTTGAGATGGGACTTCGCGCATCCGCAGGATTTCATCTGGCGCGGCCGGATCGGCCTGGGCGATCTGCTCGAGAACGTGGCGCTGTTCGTGCCGCTGGGCTGGCTGCTGGCCTGGTACCACCAGGATGCAACGAGACGCGGGCGCGTCTTCCTTTTCTGGTTCGTCATCGCACTGGTGGTGGCCGCGGCGCTGCAGTGGCTGCAGAAGTACCTGCCGCGCACGCCGGCGCTGTCCGACGTGGTGTTCAACATGCTCGGCCATGGGCTGGGCTGGTGCGCTGGCCGGTGGTCGGTGCGGTTGATGCATCGCGCGCACGGGCATCACGCGGCACTGCAGGCGGCCGACCGTTTTGCGTTGCTGATGCTCGGCGTGTGGTGGGTGGCGGAACTGTTTCCGCTGATCCCGACGATCGACGTGTCTTCGGTCGTGGACAACGTCAAGTCGCTGTGGCAGCGGCCGTGGTGGGAGCCGCGTCGCATGTTGCAGCATGTCGGCATGACGGTGATGGGCCTCGAAGCCGTGGCGGTGCTGCTGGCGTCCATCGCCTGGCCCCGGCCGGGACGGACTGGCTTGGTGCCGGCCTGCGCCGCTATGACGGCGCTGGTGCTGGGCGGCAAGTTCGTGGTGATCCACCAGGTGCCGGGCATGGCGGTGGTGCTCGGCCTGGCCGGCGGGCTTGCGCTGTGGGGCGTGATCCACCAGGCGCGGCCCGCACGCCGTCTGGCCGCGCTGTTCGCCGTGGGCCTCGCCACCTACCTGATGCAGGCGATCTGGCCCTGGCAATGGCGCGCGCAGCCACTGCCCATGGGCTGGATGCCGTTCGGGTCGTCGCTGGCGGGCAACATCGAATCCGTGATCACCAATGTGGCCTTCGAATGCCTGTGTTTCGGCTCGATGGTCTGTGTCGCCGTGCGCGCGGGCTACGACTGGCGTTACGCCGCCGCCGGCGTGGCGCTGCTGGCGCTGGCCTGCGAATGGCTGCAGCGCTACTTGCCGGGGCGTACGCCGGAGATCACTTCGGTCGTGCTGGCGCTGGGCATGGGCTGGCTGGTGTCAGCTCTGGCCCAGGCCGCGCCGCCAAGGAAAGCGGCCGGCGAAGGTTCAGCGGCGTAG
- a CDS encoding LysR family transcriptional regulator gives MNWDDLRFFLEVSRTGRLVTAARRLEVDHTTVSRRITALESALGTPLFERAPTGYTLTEAGRQLLPHAEDMETACIGVQRQADAQGSRGEDLSGVVRVGATEGYGTVMLAPQLSRLVASHPRLVIDLLAVPRVVNLSRREADIVITLERPTRGPFIVQKLTDYALCLYGSADYLAAHPPILTREDLDRHMFIGYVDDLLFSQELHYLDELCRPERIGLRSTSILAQHRAIAAGAGIGVLPAFIASQDPSLRRILPAKAMQRTFWMSMPIEIKHLARMQTTWRFIKAQAEAQQELLNATADDAGR, from the coding sequence ATGAACTGGGACGACCTGCGCTTCTTCCTGGAGGTGTCGCGCACCGGCCGGCTGGTGACGGCCGCACGCCGGCTGGAGGTCGACCACACCACGGTGTCGCGCCGCATCACGGCGTTGGAGTCCGCGCTCGGCACGCCGTTGTTCGAGCGTGCACCCACGGGCTATACCCTCACCGAGGCCGGCAGGCAACTGTTGCCGCATGCCGAGGACATGGAAACCGCCTGCATCGGTGTGCAGCGCCAGGCCGATGCGCAAGGCAGCCGCGGGGAAGACCTGTCCGGCGTGGTGCGCGTGGGCGCCACCGAGGGCTACGGCACCGTCATGCTGGCGCCGCAGCTGAGCCGGCTGGTCGCCAGCCATCCGCGCTTGGTGATCGACCTCCTGGCCGTGCCGCGCGTGGTGAACCTGTCGCGCCGCGAGGCGGACATCGTGATCACGCTGGAGCGGCCAACACGCGGCCCGTTCATCGTGCAAAAGCTCACCGACTACGCCCTGTGCCTGTACGGCTCGGCCGACTATCTGGCCGCGCATCCGCCCATCCTCACGCGCGAAGACCTGGACCGCCACATGTTCATCGGTTATGTCGACGACCTGCTGTTCAGCCAGGAACTGCATTACCTGGACGAACTGTGCCGGCCCGAACGCATCGGCCTGCGCAGCACCAGCATCCTCGCGCAGCACCGCGCCATCGCGGCCGGCGCGGGCATCGGCGTGTTGCCGGCCTTCATCGCCAGCCAGGACCCGAGCCTGCGGCGCATCCTGCCGGCCAAGGCGATGCAGCGCACCTTCTGGATGTCGATGCCGATCGAGATCAAGCACCTGGCGCGCATGCAGACGACCTGGCGCTTCATCAAGGCCCAGGCCGAAGCGCAGCAGGAGCTGTTGAACGCCACCGCCGATGACGCCGGACGCTGA
- a CDS encoding CoA-acylating methylmalonate-semialdehyde dehydrogenase → MSALPKSPSEIQARPLADVPTVKLLINGEFVESQSTVWRDIVNPATQEVLARVPFATPAEVDAAVAAGKEAFKTWRKTAIGARARIFLKYQQLIRENMAELAAILTAEQGKTLPDAEGDIFRGLEVVEHASAIGNLQLGELANNVAGGVDTYTLLQPLGVCAGITPFNFPAMIPLWMFPMAIATGNTFVLKPSEQDPMVTMRLVELALQAGIPPGVLNVVHGGEDVVNAICDHPDVKAVSFVGSTKVGTHVYNRATQAGKRAQCMMGAKNHAIVMPDANKEQTLNAIAGAAFGAAGQRCMALSVVVLVGEAQQWVPDLVAKAKTLKIGAGTEKGVDVGPLVSCAAYDRVNGLIERGVADGAMLELDGRQPRVPGFEKGNFVGPTVFSGVKPGMVIYDQEIFGPVLCLAAADNIDEAIELINRNVNGNGTAIFTQSGAAARRFQEDIDVGQVGINVPIPVPVPLFSFSGSRGSKLGDLGPYGKQVILFYTQTKTITQRWFDDSTVSHGVNTTISLK, encoded by the coding sequence ATGTCTGCCCTGCCCAAATCCCCTTCCGAAATTCAAGCACGGCCGTTGGCCGATGTGCCCACCGTCAAGCTGTTGATCAACGGCGAATTCGTCGAATCGCAATCGACGGTGTGGCGCGACATCGTGAACCCGGCCACGCAGGAGGTACTGGCCCGCGTGCCCTTCGCCACGCCCGCCGAGGTTGACGCCGCGGTTGCCGCGGGCAAGGAAGCCTTCAAGACCTGGCGCAAGACGGCCATCGGCGCACGCGCGCGCATCTTCCTCAAGTACCAGCAGTTGATCCGCGAAAACATGGCCGAGCTGGCCGCCATCCTCACCGCCGAACAGGGCAAGACCCTGCCCGATGCCGAGGGTGACATCTTCCGCGGGCTCGAGGTGGTGGAGCACGCCTCGGCCATCGGCAACCTGCAGCTCGGCGAACTGGCCAACAACGTGGCCGGCGGCGTGGACACCTACACCCTGCTGCAGCCGCTGGGCGTCTGCGCCGGCATCACGCCGTTCAACTTCCCGGCGATGATCCCGCTGTGGATGTTCCCCATGGCCATCGCCACCGGCAACACCTTCGTGCTCAAGCCATCCGAGCAGGACCCGATGGTGACCATGCGCCTGGTCGAGCTCGCGCTCCAGGCCGGCATCCCACCGGGCGTGCTCAACGTGGTGCATGGGGGCGAGGACGTGGTCAACGCCATCTGCGACCATCCGGACGTCAAGGCTGTGTCCTTCGTCGGTTCGACCAAGGTCGGCACCCATGTGTACAACCGCGCGACGCAGGCCGGCAAGCGGGCGCAATGCATGATGGGCGCAAAGAACCACGCCATCGTCATGCCCGATGCCAACAAGGAGCAGACGCTCAATGCGATTGCCGGCGCGGCCTTCGGCGCCGCGGGCCAGCGCTGCATGGCGCTGTCGGTGGTGGTGCTCGTCGGCGAGGCGCAGCAATGGGTGCCCGACCTGGTGGCCAAGGCGAAGACGCTGAAGATCGGCGCCGGCACCGAGAAAGGCGTGGACGTGGGCCCGTTGGTCTCGTGCGCCGCCTACGACCGCGTGAACGGCCTGATCGAACGCGGCGTGGCCGACGGCGCCATGCTGGAACTCGACGGCCGCCAACCCCGCGTGCCGGGCTTCGAGAAGGGCAACTTCGTCGGGCCGACGGTGTTCTCGGGCGTGAAGCCGGGCATGGTGATCTACGACCAGGAAATCTTCGGCCCGGTGCTGTGCCTGGCCGCAGCCGACAACATCGACGAAGCGATCGAGCTCATCAACCGCAACGTGAACGGCAACGGCACGGCCATCTTCACGCAGAGCGGCGCGGCGGCGCGCCGTTTCCAGGAAGACATCGACGTGGGCCAGGTCGGCATCAACGTGCCGATCCCGGTGCCGGTGCCGCTGTTCTCGTTCAGCGGCTCGCGCGGCTCCAAGCTCGGCGACCTGGGGCCTTACGGCAAGCAGGTGATCCTGTTCTACACGCAGACGAAGACCATCACGCAGCGCTGGTTCGACGACAGCACGGTGTCGCATGGGGTGAACACGACGATCAGCTTGAAGTAG